The following nucleotide sequence is from Coffea eugenioides isolate CCC68of chromosome 10, Ceug_1.0, whole genome shotgun sequence.
GTATACAATTAAAATTAGGAAGTAATGCTTTATGTCCCTCCATCATCCATTACTTAATAAGGGCATACTGAagatgtgtgcaatttgaaaataattccacataaattataaatatatcattaaaaaaatttggcTTATTATGTCGTTAATATGATTAGAGTTAATTTGATATTTACAATCCTTGGAAGTGGTTAGAGTGGttatgttggaaaaataaaattagttaGTCAAAGTAAAATTTAAGTTTTTTAATAGTAAAGTTAAAAGTTCAGAAAATGGCAAAAAGGTTTCACACCATACCCAAGGCTCTCCTTTTATATAtaaagtaaatcttatatacactaacaATGAGTGTGTTTGGCCTGCTGAAATGAAAACTTATTAGTGATAATGCACCTATACCTGTTTGGGCAGGTTAAATGAAACAACAAATGTATTTGAGCTTATTTTATATGTACTCTTTCTACGTAAGCAGCATGGTATAGTTTAATGTCAAGCTGAGTGATAAGATGAACGACCCAAAATTACTGACCGttaattttgtccttttctaTCTGCCGTTTGTGAAAGTCAACAAAGCTGCCCAAAAGCTTTACTCATAGCTCAGCCAACCACCCGACCTTCTCCTTTACTCTTCAAAACTACTCATCTCTCTCCACCAAAATATCACAACTATTTACCAGATATGCATTTCATGAACGTACGGGGCTTGGGCAAACAATTAATGTTGGTCGAACAACTTATCTGAGGGATTCACGGTCCTTATAGGAGAAGCGTTACAAATCGTCCTACCTTCATCGACGACTCCAGTTTAATCTACAGCGGTAAATAACAGTTTATCGGCGACAAACTCCGGCCACATCCAAAGTATTTCCTTctgttttcaattttaattttcGTTGTCAACATGTCTTCCCCTTCTACACCTGTCAAGGGGATTTTTTTAGTTTCGCGGGAATTTAATTTTGTATCCAACTAATGCCAACCCAACGGTCCATGAAATTGGAATTTTTGTTGCTATTCTAATGATGTGCACTGGCCAAACCTATAGCAATCTGCAAATACTTCTATCTCTTTTGCGGTATGATTGTGTAGAGTTGGTCAATTGTACGAATTGCCTCAAGATTCCATTTTTGCATAGTTATTAAGACATGATTATAAGTTCTGTACTGTTGCTCTGCTTCTTATCTCCAAAACTAGGGTTTGTTTGCTTGtctaatatttttataaattgaaGGCAACTCTGTGGTAGTAATCATTTAAGCTGTAAATGGATGTTAAACCACCCGACCAATACTATCTGTAACCTCACCCTTAGTTGCGCTTAGTATGCCACAATTTTGAGCACAAATTAAGAGATGACATATTCATTAGTACTGTTCTAGGCTGAAAATACAGATGGTTGCAATTATCTATTGGTCTAGTAACAGCAGCCATTCAATTGCTGTTGTTACTATCTTACAAATTAAGTTAAAATTATAACAGATTTTTATATCAATTATCGTATCATTTTTttatcatataatttttttataattatttgataaAAGACATTTGTCCCCATACATTTATGTTAAAATTCCTAACTTAAGTGAAATATATTCATGCTCTAAGTCACATGTTTGTTTGCTTAATCATATGCTTGGAAAAAATCTGTGTGGCTTATAACAAAATGCCCCTCCATGGATTTGAAAATAATCTTCTTTTTGTCCTATACATTCTTATGCTTGAACAAATGTTGGTGTGTGACTTTGTTCAAAAGACGGATATAACATACAGCCTCTTACAAAAATTGTCATCTTAACTTGTTCTAGAGTCCGGTAATTTGTACTCCTTAATTTATTTGTGGTAGCACTGTTGCACATGTCTTCCTTATAGGTATTGGAGGTTTCATTTGTATTTGTTGAACCTACACTTGTTTGGCCTACAATGTGTTAGTGATTCAGCCCATGAATGCTACTAAGTGCAAAATTGAATCCCTCTGTAAGTCTTGCTAACCTTTATCAGTCATTGAATATATTCATTCATGATTGCTTGTTTAATTGTGAAATTTCTACATTTGAAGCCTCTCCTACTAGCTGCACATCTTATTACTCTTCCAACTCATCCAGCGGTTCAAATAACTACCAACTATGTATGGGCAACTACAATCACCATGTAAAGGCACCAACAACCTTTATGttgttctgtttttttttttgggtccaaACTGACATTTGCAATGGCGTTAAGCataaaaattccaaatttctgcTCTTATGTGCAGCAGATGAACGAGAAATTGCAGTGGACTTCTACTATGGACTTCAACTTCATCACCACGTATGTTGACTGGAAGCAAACGAAAAAATGGGACAATCACAAGACAGATGACCAGAATTACGATATGCTTGCCACATATTTGAGGGAACATTTTGAGATGCAAGTCACCGGGGGCCAGTGCCAGTCAAGATTGTATAGGTGCAAGAAGAAGTGGAATGTGTTTTCCAATCTTCATGGTTTGTCATCTAAACCTGAGACTAGGATTGGTTGGGACGAAGAAAGTAATTGCTTCACGTCCAGCGACGAGTATTGGGCCCAAATGGAAGCGATATGCGACTATATATTTGCATTCCTTTCTTCTGCTCATCCTCCATTTGTATACCCAACTTGCTCAACATGAAAAATGTGCTCAATTGCTTATGCTAAAGCTGTACAAATAAACGTGCATGCTTTGAAATACTTATTATGAATCCAACCACTCGGAGTAATGTTTGAGGCTGCAAAATGACCTGTTTCAGCTCTGGATTCGATATTACATCAACGTACATTCCTCCTAATAGTCATAAATTTACTGGTTGGCCATTAACTAACTCATTGGTATTCATTTTTTAGGTAAACAAAGACTACAAAGACTTCAAAGCTCCTAGAAGTTGCTTTCTATATAATATTTATACTCAAACAACTTTGGGAAAAACTGCAGCAGGCAACTACGCGCAGTTTGCAAGTCAACAAGTGCCCGAGGATGAACACTGACGGCCACTTGCTGGAATGCTACAAAAGAGCAAAGGAAGGGTCCAGCCTCAACTTCGGCAGGCCCTAGCTACCAGCATTACCCTTGGGAATGAGAGGACGTATACTACGTACCTCCAGTACTAGGAGCGGCATCTGGAAAGCGTCCCCTCTCAAGTCTTGGCACTACTGGTGATTGTGAGGGATCTAGAGGTACTAAATCAACAAGATCGTCTAGTGATAGGAAAAGACTAGATGATGCAATCAGCAAAATCTCTCACGTCAACACCGCTTCCATGGAGACAAAGCACAGTTGGTATGAAGAGGAAGCAAAATACAGTGTATCGGTAGTGCAGGACATCGTGAAGCACATACAACTTCCAAAATCAGTTAAGTTGAAAGCGACAATGTACTTTGCCCAAAGAAGAAATGCGGGACAAAGAATTGCATTCGTATGCTTTGATGAAGCCGAGCGCTATAATTATATTCAACTCATCATGGAGGAGCTTGGCAGTGGCAAGCCCCCAGAGTGAGCGTTCATGTTCAAAATGTTATTGGAGAAAAAGGCTGAACAGTGTTTGGGCTAGGCTAACTGTCAAAATTGGACTTCTGTCAATTTGTTTTATAATGTTAAAAATTCAATTCCTGGGCTGAACTTTACTTGCACTGCCTCTTGGTTGCTTCTTGACTTAATTCTTAATTGTAGCATTTGGTATACTCAAACTGGAGCGTTTGGATGAGTGTTCGATGCTGGTTATGCAACTTCTGGGTACATTTTTATTTGTGGGAATTATCTAGCTCTATAAATGGGTGGTAGATGGTTTATGGCTTTATTTAGAGTTTGCCCTTTGGTTGCAGGTCCGAAATAAGTAGTATTAGTGCAGGTGCAACCTTGTTTGTGAAATTGGTCTCATTTGTGAAATTGGAATCAACAACACGTAGCCCATGATTGCTTGATTTTATAAAGGAGACAAAACTACGAAGTTATCTGAAAGCTGAAGTATTGCTTGCAATTTGATAGGCTAGTTTGTTTGAATAGCACAAAAGCACCTAGTATGTTTTTTGTGTAAATTAGGCGATGTACATTAGCTGCCTATTTTCATAATATATTAATTGGAATTGTTTAAgggtaaaatatcaaaaaactcCTTGTGGTTTACTAAATATTTGATTTAACTTCCTCTGATTTGGAAACCTACACTATAACTCCCTGTGGTTTCAACTAATTTGAAAATTGGACTGAAAGCATCAAATTTAACGGTTATACGTGAAATGTCAATATTGCCCCTATATAAATGAACTCCCTATTGTTTGTCGAATGTTTAATTTAACTCCctctaatttaaaaaattacgcTATAACTCCCTGTGATTtcgactaaattgaaaattgaatggaaaGCATCTTATATGTAGTAGGAGTAATATTGACATTTCACATACAACCATTAGATTGGATGCTTTATatccaattttcaatttagtcaaCACCACAGGGAGTTATAGTGTCGGTTTCCAAATTAGAAggagttaaattgaacatttatCAAACCACAGGGAgtattttggtattttacccaTTGTTTAATTAAGGTTCAAACCGGTAGTGCATTTGGTCATCAGTGTCATGTCTCTATTATGTGATGTTAGACATAAGAGTGCATCTAACATATAAGTATTCGTCAACAAAGCTGAAAAATACGAGTTGTTTTATCAGATGCAGCCCGCCCTAATGGTCAGTTGTTGCATGTGAGGCTGCAAAATGGAATCCAATGTTTGAAGGAATGACTTTGCCAAAATAAGTTGGAACATGCATTTCTGGAGCAGTGGCCCCTTCTGTCAACAGGGGCCCGAGTAGAAGGAAACAGTGCGCCTGTGCCTCAAAAAAATATCTGCTCGCTAGATCTCTATATTATAGGGGCCAGTGCATATTTTTCAAAGTACGGAATTACTCTACGTTGGGGGATAGAGTTAAGGAGGACTGACTCCTAGACAAGGCTCCGGTTCATCGAAAGACAAAGTACAACGCCCCGTGAGTAGAAGGTTTGGCTGtcctttaattttctttttccaaaactaGTAATAAAAGTTGCCTAATTTTTGTGTACTTACTGCAGGGGATATAGATCGCGATGAAAATAGTAGTGGTACTCATAGCTCAAGCAATGACCAAACATCTGACAATGACCAGGACGACTTGCTATTTGGACTTGCAGCAGAGTTGATACTTCGACATCCGAAGGTAGAAAGGTATGGAGGACCGAAACTCAAAATTCCACATCATGATGGCTCATTGTCAGGGCACCAATAGGTTGAGAAATTGATCAATGGTCACTACAAATGAATAATGGAAAA
It contains:
- the LOC113749652 gene encoding uncharacterized protein LOC113749652, translated to MLLSAKLNPSPLLLAAHLITLPTHPAVQITTNYVWATTITIIKIPNFCSYVQQMNEKLQWTSTMDFNFITTYVDWKQTKKWDNHKTDDQNYDMLATYLREHFEMQVTGGQCQSRLYRCKKKWNVFSNLHGLSSKPETRIGWDEESNCFTSSDEYWAQMEAICDYIFAFLSSAHPPFVYPTCST